In Gemmatimonadota bacterium, the following are encoded in one genomic region:
- a CDS encoding APC family permease — MSSASSRGGLLRVLGLITGLAITFGGIVSLGILRAPGEVAAQLPDPWWYMSTWIAAGVFVLFSTASAAEMATALPRAGAYYVYAHRTLGPFVGFVSGWTDWLNWCGATAMTIVVINEYLHLLTPSIPKHSLPLCLAIAVTFAMIQWRGVKWGTGLHNVASMIKAAIFAVLIIACFALAGGGASETEPASLPSMPAGWAVVMAFIVALRGVLYAYDGWVFTAYFSEEMANPGRTIPRSMFMGVGIVIAVYMLINIALLRMLPISEIAGAELAVGRAVETVFGPLAETLITASLTGFLIIGINLGFMFAARVVYAMSTDGLFFKQCRRVNRGGTPTVALFASLAATIVFLLFSGSFVRLVEALAFFTVVNYAILFLSVFILRRKEPDIPRPYRAWGYPWTTALTLAGALAFLAGNIIGGTGVSLTALAVVVLSYPLYLLFGRINADADQ; from the coding sequence ATGTCTTCCGCGTCTTCCCGAGGCGGTCTCCTGCGGGTACTCGGCCTGATCACCGGCCTGGCCATCACTTTCGGCGGCATCGTCAGCCTCGGCATCCTGCGCGCGCCGGGCGAGGTGGCGGCCCAGTTGCCCGATCCCTGGTGGTATATGTCCACCTGGATCGCGGCCGGTGTGTTCGTGCTGTTCAGCACGGCGTCCGCGGCGGAGATGGCCACCGCATTGCCGCGGGCCGGCGCCTACTACGTCTACGCGCACCGGACCCTCGGGCCCTTCGTCGGTTTCGTCAGCGGGTGGACCGACTGGCTGAACTGGTGCGGCGCAACGGCCATGACCATCGTCGTCATCAACGAATACCTCCATCTCCTGACGCCCTCGATTCCGAAGCATAGCCTTCCGCTGTGCCTGGCCATCGCTGTCACCTTCGCGATGATCCAATGGCGGGGAGTGAAATGGGGAACCGGCCTCCACAACGTCGCGAGCATGATCAAGGCGGCCATATTCGCCGTGCTCATCATCGCGTGTTTCGCACTGGCGGGCGGCGGAGCGTCGGAAACCGAACCGGCGTCGCTGCCGTCCATGCCGGCGGGATGGGCCGTGGTCATGGCCTTCATCGTGGCCCTGCGTGGCGTGCTTTACGCCTATGACGGCTGGGTGTTTACCGCTTATTTCTCTGAGGAAATGGCAAATCCGGGACGGACGATTCCCCGGTCGATGTTCATGGGCGTGGGAATTGTGATCGCGGTCTACATGCTCATCAACATCGCCCTGTTGCGCATGCTGCCCATTTCGGAGATCGCGGGCGCCGAACTGGCCGTGGGCCGGGCCGTGGAGACCGTGTTCGGACCGCTTGCGGAAACGCTTATCACCGCGAGTTTGACCGGTTTCCTGATCATCGGGATCAACCTGGGCTTCATGTTCGCCGCCCGGGTGGTTTACGCCATGAGCACAGACGGTCTTTTCTTCAAGCAGTGCCGGCGGGTAAACCGGGGCGGCACGCCCACCGTGGCGCTCTTCGCCAGCCTCGCGGCCACAATCGTCTTCCTGCTGTTCAGCGGGAGCTTCGTACGCCTGGTAGAGGCCCTGGCGTTCTTCACCGTGGTCAACTACGCCATCCTGTTCCTATCCGTTTTCATCCTGAGACGAAAGGAACCGGATATCCCGCGGCCTTACCGGGCCTGGGGTTATCCATGGACCACGGCCCTCACGCTTGCCGGCGCCCTGGCCTTCCTGGCCGGCAACATCATTGGCGGCACGGGTGTCAGCCTGACGGCCCTGGCCGTGGTCGTCCTGAGCTACCCTCTTTACCTGCTGTTTGGCCGGATCAATGCAGATGCGGACCAGTAA
- a CDS encoding dihydrodipicolinate synthase family protein — translation MPTQPLPHGLWPVMLNAFHEDGTIDWHGVDALTDWYIERGSAGLFTCCGSSEMFHLDDVERLAVAQRVVSRTSGSVPVVATGTFGGPIEDQARFVKHMADSGVDAVVVIVCLLADGNEDEEILQRNMERLLELTDPIPLGLYECPTPYHRKLSPELFGHLGATGRFLYHKDTVCDIDLLRLKIDAVRNTPLGVYNAHFETGLEGLRYGATGISPVAGNVFPELFSWLCAEYDEQPETAEEVQRMMTSLAPVVNNKYLVTCKRYLQRIGLPITTRCRSTDARLTGFDEGLIDGLQTSVERFAEALGISRTVPA, via the coding sequence ATGCCAACCCAACCACTGCCCCACGGCCTCTGGCCGGTGATGCTCAACGCCTTTCACGAGGACGGAACCATCGACTGGCACGGCGTGGACGCCCTGACCGACTGGTACATAGAGAGGGGATCAGCGGGACTCTTCACCTGCTGCGGTTCCAGTGAGATGTTTCACCTGGACGACGTGGAGCGCCTGGCCGTAGCGCAACGCGTCGTAAGCCGGACCAGCGGCAGCGTGCCCGTAGTCGCCACCGGCACCTTCGGCGGTCCCATAGAGGATCAGGCCAGGTTTGTCAAGCATATGGCCGATTCGGGCGTGGACGCGGTGGTCGTCATCGTCTGCCTGCTGGCCGATGGAAACGAGGATGAAGAGATATTGCAGCGGAACATGGAGCGACTGCTCGAATTGACGGATCCCATTCCCCTGGGCCTCTACGAATGCCCTACGCCATATCACCGGAAACTGTCGCCCGAACTGTTCGGGCATCTCGGCGCTACCGGCAGGTTCCTTTATCACAAGGACACCGTCTGTGACATCGATCTGCTCCGGCTGAAGATCGACGCCGTGCGCAACACGCCGCTGGGCGTCTACAACGCGCATTTCGAGACGGGTCTCGAGGGGCTTCGTTACGGGGCCACCGGGATTTCTCCCGTTGCCGGCAATGTGTTTCCGGAGCTGTTTTCCTGGCTGTGTGCCGAGTATGACGAACAGCCGGAAACGGCGGAGGAGGTGCAGCGGATGATGACGTCCCTGGCGCCGGTCGTCAACAACAAGTACCTCGTAACCTGCAAACGGTACCTGCAGCGTATCGGACTGCCCATCACGACGCGCTGCCGCTCAACGGACGCCAGGTTGACCGGCTTCGACGAGGGGCTGATCGATGGTTTGCAGACGTCGGTCGAACGTTTCGCGGAAGCCTTGGGAATCAGCAGGACTGTGCCGGCCTGA
- a CDS encoding phosphoribosylaminoimidazolecarboxamide formyltransferase: MDLSLKYGLNPHQHPARVTLPPESPLRVLNGTPGYVNIIDAMGAWQLARELNQATGLAGAASFKHASPAGAAVASDLDETYLASQFLAGKEYSPGATAYIRARGGDRMCSFGDAAAVSEVVDRSLANVLRREVSDLIIAPGYDPDALEILCAKKGGGYLVLEIDPDFEPPGVEQRTLFGLELEQPRNDAAITRQTFSNIVTGNRNIPDAELDTLVVATIALKYTQSNSVCVASDGQVIGMGAGQQSRIHCTRLACDKADKWFLQQHPRTLDLPFREGLKRTEKTNLVDQYLLWDQLSDTEEVHMLDHLEELPVPISPAERREYLSRFGGICLSSDAYIPFRDNIDRAARSNVRYVAQTGGSTADQGVTEAADDYGMAMAHTGLRLFLH, from the coding sequence ATGGATCTATCGCTTAAATACGGACTCAATCCCCATCAACATCCCGCCAGGGTGACCCTGCCGCCTGAATCACCGCTGCGCGTGCTCAATGGAACGCCGGGCTACGTCAACATCATCGATGCCATGGGCGCGTGGCAGTTGGCCCGGGAATTGAACCAGGCCACGGGGTTGGCCGGCGCAGCGTCTTTCAAGCACGCGAGTCCCGCCGGGGCGGCGGTCGCCTCGGACCTTGACGAGACTTACCTCGCGTCGCAGTTTCTGGCCGGGAAGGAGTACTCACCCGGTGCCACCGCCTACATTCGTGCCCGCGGCGGCGATCGCATGTGTTCCTTCGGGGACGCGGCGGCCGTGAGCGAGGTAGTGGACCGGTCCCTGGCCAACGTACTCAGGCGGGAAGTGTCCGACCTGATCATCGCGCCGGGATACGATCCTGACGCACTGGAGATCCTCTGTGCGAAGAAGGGCGGCGGATACCTCGTCCTGGAGATCGACCCGGACTTCGAACCGCCCGGAGTAGAGCAGAGAACGTTGTTCGGTCTCGAGTTGGAACAGCCCCGTAACGACGCGGCCATCACGCGGCAGACCTTTTCCAACATCGTCACGGGTAACCGGAATATACCGGATGCCGAGCTCGACACCCTCGTCGTGGCGACGATCGCCCTCAAGTACACCCAGTCCAATTCCGTCTGCGTGGCCTCCGACGGCCAGGTGATCGGCATGGGCGCGGGCCAGCAGTCCCGCATCCACTGCACCCGGCTCGCCTGCGACAAGGCCGACAAGTGGTTCCTTCAGCAGCATCCCCGGACGCTGGACCTCCCCTTCCGTGAAGGACTCAAACGTACCGAGAAGACGAACCTCGTCGACCAGTACCTCCTGTGGGACCAGCTTTCCGACACAGAAGAGGTCCACATGCTGGACCACCTTGAAGAGCTTCCCGTGCCGATCTCGCCGGCAGAGCGCAGGGAATACCTCTCCCGGTTCGGCGGGATCTGCCTCTCTTCGGACGCCTACATCCCCTTCCGCGACAATATCGACCGGGCCGCCCGAAGCAACGTGCGGTACGTAGCTCAGACGGGCGGTTCAACGGCGGACCAGGGCGTGACGGAAGCGGCCGACGACTACGGCATGGCGATGGCCCATACAGGGCTGCGGCTGTTTTTGCACTAG
- a CDS encoding pyridoxal-phosphate dependent enzyme: MSVLGLACTRCNAQYPLEPMFFGCPACVDEEGGGAAALTVAYDYKAIASDLNVEDWDRAGHGIWRFDALLPLRDPAAQISLGEGNTALVRPRAVCKAAGLSNLYIKNETTNPTWAFKDRFHTSSVSTARSLGYTRVTASTTGNHGASAAAYCAAAGMDSCIILCHPESSMLQRDMIALYGGHAFVLEDRFQYLDTLIRDHGYYPSTTMTPMPTGTPFGVEGYKTIAFEIYVQLGGRVPDRMFCPIAAGDALYGPWKGFNEMRVLDLVDRNPVMHGVQPAGCNPYVQSFRQGRSDVVVHPDPSSIALSIRDDTGGPAALRAIYDSGGDAADVTEDEIIEAVRLLARSGYLVEPSSAASVAGAIKAARTGRLASDETVVCLVTGSGAKWPEVMAELADRDAPVEPSWEEIRARTGLDDISQ, translated from the coding sequence ATGTCCGTTCTCGGCCTCGCCTGTACCCGCTGCAATGCCCAGTATCCCCTGGAACCCATGTTCTTCGGCTGTCCCGCCTGCGTGGACGAGGAAGGCGGCGGCGCGGCCGCGTTGACGGTGGCATACGACTACAAGGCCATCGCGTCCGATCTGAACGTGGAGGATTGGGATCGCGCGGGTCACGGTATCTGGCGATTCGATGCCCTCCTGCCGCTGCGGGATCCGGCGGCGCAGATCTCCCTGGGCGAGGGGAACACGGCGCTCGTCAGGCCCCGTGCAGTGTGCAAAGCTGCCGGTTTATCGAACCTGTACATCAAGAACGAGACGACTAACCCCACCTGGGCCTTCAAGGACCGGTTCCACACTTCCTCCGTCTCCACGGCGAGATCCCTGGGCTACACCCGGGTCACGGCCAGTACCACGGGCAATCACGGCGCCTCGGCCGCGGCCTATTGCGCCGCCGCGGGGATGGACTCCTGCATCATTCTCTGCCATCCCGAATCTTCGATGCTGCAGCGGGACATGATCGCCCTGTACGGCGGCCACGCCTTCGTACTGGAAGACCGCTTTCAGTACCTGGACACGTTGATTCGGGACCATGGCTATTATCCTTCGACGACCATGACGCCCATGCCCACGGGCACGCCCTTCGGGGTCGAGGGATACAAGACCATCGCCTTCGAAATCTACGTGCAACTTGGCGGCCGCGTCCCTGATCGGATGTTCTGTCCCATCGCCGCGGGAGATGCGCTGTACGGTCCGTGGAAGGGATTCAACGAGATGCGGGTGCTGGATCTCGTCGACCGGAATCCCGTCATGCACGGCGTGCAGCCGGCGGGATGCAACCCCTATGTACAGTCGTTCCGGCAGGGACGCAGCGACGTGGTAGTCCATCCCGATCCGAGTTCCATCGCCCTTTCCATCCGGGACGACACCGGCGGACCCGCGGCACTGCGGGCCATCTACGACTCCGGCGGTGACGCGGCCGACGTCACCGAAGACGAGATCATCGAGGCGGTTCGGCTGCTTGCGCGGAGCGGCTACCTGGTGGAACCTTCCTCGGCGGCATCTGTTGCCGGGGCGATCAAGGCGGCCCGGACGGGTCGGCTTGCCTCTGATGAAACGGTCGTGTGCCTGGTCACCGGATCGGGCGCCAAGTGGCCGGAAGTCATGGCTGAACTGGCCGATCGCGACGCGCCCGTCGAACCCTCCTGGGAAGAGATAAGGGCGCGGACCGGCCTCGACGATATAAGTCAATAA
- a CDS encoding HEAT repeat domain-containing protein, which translates to MPTRNPHLLQDDAIRRFITDGHVQVNAGLPGEFHRDLYRKIETVLEEEGNPGNNILPRIPEIQRVFDQPAVRGALTSMLGPGYLMHPHRYCHLNKPGSSGQQWHKDDYIFDHNVRHARCRWVMAFYYPQDVSADMGPTGILPGMQHHNRISDCDASKTTESALGLCGPAGTVSIVNFDSWHRATQNVSEKNRYMLKFQFTRSREPAGPAWGGGNGGWASRNGDTQTAVSEVVWSWLTGADRVGSDTNGASLGQCLSDLDDPDEGVRLQAAYSFGRLGGASVEPLVERLRATREENALASVPKNPANPAGGNPSELPAAYALSAVGSPAVKRLAALLEDDAWWVRAAAADVLGDIGLHASSARPALLRALGDEDAWVRRNASEALAVQGGFSNDDAPALRGALGDEDERVRRNIAFALARHPIQDAELVDDLAARSVEDDGRYVRYYALAAAARMAGKTDHESLWEAMLATRWCPLTTRKSAF; encoded by the coding sequence ATGCCAACCCGAAACCCCCATCTGCTGCAAGACGATGCCATCCGCCGGTTTATCACCGACGGACATGTGCAGGTCAATGCCGGGCTGCCCGGGGAGTTTCACCGGGACCTGTACCGCAAGATCGAGACCGTGCTGGAGGAGGAAGGCAATCCAGGCAACAACATCCTGCCCCGGATACCCGAGATCCAGCGGGTCTTCGACCAGCCCGCCGTGCGGGGAGCGCTGACCAGCATGCTCGGACCCGGTTACCTCATGCATCCCCACAGGTACTGCCACCTGAACAAGCCGGGCAGTTCCGGACAGCAGTGGCACAAGGACGATTACATCTTCGACCATAACGTGAGACACGCGCGTTGCCGGTGGGTGATGGCCTTCTATTATCCCCAGGACGTGAGCGCGGACATGGGACCGACGGGCATTCTGCCCGGCATGCAGCACCACAACAGGATCTCCGATTGCGACGCATCCAAAACCACGGAGTCCGCGCTGGGACTGTGCGGTCCCGCCGGTACGGTCTCTATCGTCAACTTCGACTCCTGGCACCGGGCCACGCAAAACGTCAGCGAAAAGAACCGATACATGCTCAAGTTCCAGTTCACCCGTTCACGCGAACCGGCCGGACCCGCCTGGGGAGGCGGAAACGGTGGTTGGGCGTCGCGAAACGGTGATACACAGACCGCCGTTTCGGAGGTAGTCTGGAGCTGGCTGACCGGTGCGGACCGCGTTGGATCTGATACCAATGGCGCGTCCCTCGGCCAATGTCTGTCCGACCTGGACGACCCGGACGAAGGCGTACGGTTGCAGGCCGCGTACAGCTTTGGAAGGTTAGGTGGAGCATCCGTGGAGCCCCTTGTGGAACGGCTTCGTGCGACCCGGGAAGAGAACGCCCTGGCGAGCGTGCCCAAGAACCCCGCGAATCCCGCGGGCGGCAATCCGTCGGAACTGCCTGCCGCGTACGCCCTGTCGGCCGTCGGAAGTCCAGCTGTAAAGCGCCTTGCTGCACTGCTCGAGGACGATGCCTGGTGGGTACGGGCCGCAGCCGCGGACGTTCTGGGCGACATCGGCCTGCATGCGTCATCCGCCCGCCCGGCGCTGTTGCGTGCCCTCGGCGACGAGGACGCGTGGGTACGGCGTAACGCGTCCGAAGCCCTGGCGGTTCAGGGCGGTTTCAGCAACGACGACGCCCCTGCGCTTCGAGGCGCGCTCGGCGATGAAGACGAACGGGTGCGGCGCAATATCGCTTTCGCCCTGGCCAGGCACCCGATTCAGGATGCGGAGCTGGTCGACGACCTGGCGGCGCGCTCGGTGGAGGACGACGGACGCTACGTCCGCTACTATGCCCTGGCGGCCGCGGCGAGGATGGCGGGGAAGACGGACCACGAGTCCCTGTGGGAAGCCATGCTCGCTACGCGCTGGTGCCCGCTGACGACCCGCAAGAGCGCGTTCTGA
- a CDS encoding glycerophosphodiester phosphodiesterase family protein, whose amino-acid sequence MVANIAHRGASGNYPENTLRAFQMALEIGVDEIELDLRSTRDGHLVVMHDATVDRTTDGTGAIGELTLAEIRTLDAGWAFGERFRGERVPTWEEALDLVQGKVRLNVHLKEGGNPDGEYERKVAKALRAFRMMDDSILACNDESVGIIAEVDPRIACRIFPNNRSSEDYIRSSTEMGLRTTQPGRDMTTPGFVQKAHESGLGVHVFYADTPEDMRTYTGMGVDGILTNYPERMKAVIAETA is encoded by the coding sequence GTGGTTGCCAACATCGCTCATCGTGGCGCGTCGGGAAACTACCCCGAGAACACGTTACGCGCGTTTCAGATGGCGCTGGAAATCGGCGTGGATGAGATTGAACTCGATCTCCGTTCTACAAGGGACGGACATCTCGTCGTCATGCACGATGCCACAGTAGATCGAACAACCGACGGTACGGGCGCGATTGGCGAGCTCACGCTTGCCGAGATCAGGACACTCGACGCCGGATGGGCGTTTGGCGAACGGTTTCGGGGCGAACGCGTGCCGACCTGGGAGGAAGCGCTGGATCTCGTTCAGGGTAAAGTGAGGCTCAATGTACACCTTAAAGAGGGTGGGAACCCGGATGGCGAATATGAACGTAAGGTAGCGAAGGCGCTGCGTGCGTTCCGAATGATGGACGATTCCATTCTGGCCTGCAATGATGAGAGCGTGGGGATAATTGCCGAGGTCGACCCGCGAATAGCTTGCCGGATCTTTCCGAACAACCGCTCCTCCGAGGATTACATTCGGTCATCAACGGAGATGGGGCTTCGGACGACGCAGCCTGGACGGGACATGACCACGCCGGGATTTGTTCAGAAGGCGCACGAATCAGGACTGGGTGTGCATGTATTCTACGCGGATACCCCCGAAGACATGCGGACATATACCGGGATGGGCGTGGACGGGATCCTGACAAACTATCCGGAACGGATGAAAGCGGTGATCGCGGAAACCGCGTAG
- a CDS encoding arylsulfatase, translated as MSGKRPNVVLVITDDQGYGDLGCTGHPWLKTPGIDAFHADAVRLTDFHVSPLCTPTRGALMTGRRPVRNGAWATCWGRSILRKSETTMADVFAAAGYRTAMFGKWHLGDNYPCRPQDRGFQHVVAHKGGGVGQTPDFWGNNYFDDTYFHNGAPAEHAGYCTDVWFDEAIRFIEGCAAGRSTGPSSDAPPTNAAENAAESDAPFFVYLATNAPHSPYLVSEKYAQSYRGNPDVPEPEFCGMIANIDENFGRLRRRLAELGLEENTILVFMTDNGSSGGSELDENQHVARGFNAGMRGKKGSYYDGGHRVPFFLRWPGGGLGGGRDVDEMSLHIDMLPTFIDLCGLDAPAVDFEGQSIAPLLHGDRTSLSGDRVHFLQYRQDTVPPEKWTNAVMTRRWRLVRGKELYDIKADPGQHKDMAADYPSVVERLRRAHDAWWDEISPGLETYCPITLGNPAENPVRLCAMDVLGDVAWHQTHITQAKESTGTWAVEIERSGRYRFSLRRWPAERDLAIDGTIPPEEARTLIYAPEDDRTVAIRPVEARLSLFDEERSGSIESGDKTAEFTHEIARTGTTILHASFIDEEGNIQGAYYVDVERLEEAE; from the coding sequence ATGAGCGGCAAAAGACCCAATGTCGTCCTGGTCATCACGGACGACCAGGGCTACGGCGACCTGGGATGCACGGGCCATCCGTGGTTGAAGACACCCGGGATAGACGCCTTTCACGCCGATGCGGTCCGGCTTACCGACTTCCACGTGTCCCCCCTGTGCACGCCGACGCGTGGCGCCCTGATGACGGGCCGGCGTCCCGTGCGCAACGGCGCCTGGGCGACCTGCTGGGGCCGTTCCATCCTGCGGAAGTCGGAGACGACCATGGCGGACGTCTTCGCCGCCGCGGGCTATCGCACCGCCATGTTCGGCAAGTGGCACCTGGGCGACAACTACCCCTGCCGCCCCCAGGACCGAGGTTTCCAGCACGTGGTCGCCCACAAGGGCGGCGGGGTGGGGCAGACTCCCGATTTCTGGGGGAACAACTACTTCGACGACACCTATTTCCACAACGGAGCGCCTGCGGAGCACGCAGGATATTGCACCGACGTGTGGTTCGACGAGGCGATCCGGTTCATCGAGGGGTGTGCGGCCGGGCGATCCACGGGACCGTCGTCAGACGCGCCACCGACGAATGCGGCCGAAAATGCGGCCGAATCAGACGCGCCCTTCTTCGTCTATCTCGCCACCAACGCCCCGCACAGCCCCTATCTCGTGTCCGAGAAGTACGCCCAGTCGTACCGCGGCAACCCTGACGTGCCGGAACCCGAATTCTGTGGAATGATCGCGAACATCGACGAGAACTTCGGGCGCCTTCGCCGCAGGCTTGCCGAACTGGGCCTGGAAGAAAACACCATCCTGGTTTTCATGACCGACAATGGGAGTTCCGGTGGCAGCGAACTCGATGAGAACCAACACGTGGCGCGGGGATTCAACGCGGGGATGCGAGGAAAGAAGGGCTCCTACTACGACGGTGGTCATCGCGTGCCCTTCTTCCTCAGGTGGCCGGGAGGTGGTCTCGGAGGAGGGCGGGACGTCGACGAAATGAGTCTTCATATCGACATGCTGCCGACTTTCATCGACCTTTGCGGTCTCGATGCGCCGGCCGTGGACTTCGAGGGCCAGAGCATAGCACCGCTGCTGCATGGCGACCGGACCAGCCTGTCCGGTGACCGGGTCCACTTCCTTCAGTACCGGCAGGACACCGTGCCGCCTGAGAAATGGACCAATGCCGTGATGACACGCCGCTGGCGGCTGGTGCGGGGTAAGGAACTGTACGACATCAAGGCTGACCCAGGACAGCACAAGGACATGGCCGCCGACTATCCGAGCGTAGTGGAACGGCTGCGGCGTGCCCACGACGCCTGGTGGGACGAGATCTCGCCCGGGCTCGAAACATATTGTCCCATCACACTGGGTAATCCGGCCGAGAATCCCGTGCGCCTCTGTGCCATGGACGTGTTGGGCGACGTGGCCTGGCACCAGACCCACATCACACAGGCCAAGGAAAGTACCGGCACCTGGGCCGTCGAGATCGAGCGGTCCGGCCGCTACCGGTTCTCCCTGCGCCGCTGGCCCGCCGAGCGCGATCTGGCCATTGACGGAACAATCCCGCCCGAGGAGGCAAGAACCCTCATCTACGCCCCGGAGGATGATCGCACCGTGGCAATCCGGCCGGTCGAAGCGCGCCTGTCGCTTTTCGACGAGGAAAGGAGCGGATCTATCGAGTCCGGCGACAAGACCGCCGAGTTCACCCACGAGATCGCAAGAACGGGAACGACAATCCTGCATGCTTCCTTCATTGACGAGGAAGGCAATATCCAGGGGGCGTATTACGTGGATGTTGAGCGATTGGAAGAGGCGGAATGA